From Myripristis murdjan chromosome 13, fMyrMur1.1, whole genome shotgun sequence:
AGGCCAGCCAATGAACAAAAATTACCCCTAAAATACTGAGCACTCATGATCCTTACCTCCTTTATGAAAGACATGTATTGGGAATCTTGAGCATAGGCGCCGTATTCATTCTCCACTTGAGCTGCTATGATTGGGCCGCCTTTGGAGTACTGCATGTTAATTACCCAATGAAAAAGAGGACATATATTAAAGTTCAGCTCTGGCACAGGATATAATGTATACAGCTGCATTTTAAAGCCAGAGCTTGTTCAGTGATGCAAGGCGCTGATAAACCGGAAATATAGATGGAGGACACAGAGTCCATTGCACTGGTTACAGTGTCAACTCAACGTCCAGCAGCAACACCGTGTTGCACAGCATCTGAGAGGGAGGTGACAAAAAACTACAAGgcagcaacaaaatatattgtttgtttagtttttatggcCAGCATCCTCACATGTGAAAAGCTTAATAACAGAACTTTGTATTCATGTGAGCTCGAAAACGAGACTCAAGAGAAGCAAAATTAAAAGGCCAGTATGCTTTGAGCAGGTTTGTCTTGGAAGAATGTTTTCTTATGATATCTTCAGCGTCTCGGTTTATGTCTACAAGATGACTTTTGGATAGTACAtcactcaaaaatgaaaataaattgaagaaataagtacataaaattaaattaaattaaattaaatcacttGATATGCTTCTCGAGACAACAATTACATTTGAAATTTAGACAAGCTGAAAACCAAGGCTACCTGGTGCGGAGCAACTCTCTTGATGAGCTGATCAAAGTAGGAGTTGACTGCATCGGTAAAACCGGGGTAGGTTGTTCTCAGCTTCATGTTTTTATCCCGCAGGAGCCAACTGAAAACAATCACGACAACAAAACTTTACATGCTCCACATTTCAGCAACAGATCACACCAATTCTTCAGCATGCTCTGCTGCGAAGCCCAAGTTTATTAGCTTGGTGCCATCTAAGATAATCGCACTGACAAAAGCATAACTATCAGATGCGGCGCGGTGGAAGCCACACATTCTGCCCCgagaaacacagttttcatgattatcaaataaaatcaaatattaaccTTGCATTCCCTGAGGGCAAAACCACTCCAAAAATAGCTACATGCAGGCCTTTTCCCCCCAACATCCAGCCCTTTATCTGTCTGAATCTATTGAGATAACAGAACTAAATGAAAGTGTGAATGTATTCTTTACAGAGACATGCCTGCCATATTTAGTCAagtttcccttaaaaaaaatctctaaaagTTGGATAAAACATCAGCGGCTGCGCACTGTGTGTAATGGTGACAGTTAAAATTTGGTATTTTGAGTGAGCTACTGTCTTTCACGGTAGTGTAAAACCCTAAAGCGTCAACACTTCTTAACAACCAGTTTAACCAAGATGAACTCTACATTTATTACACTTAAGTCATTGAACTACGTCTGATTGTAACAGAGATGGGACAGGTTTAACAGAAGACAGAAGCCAAACAAGACAAGTGTGGTAACAGGAGAAACGAGACTAcacaatattttacccacaatAACAATAGAATCCCAATACAGACGATTGTGGATATAGGATCATTTTCCAATAAGCGGGAATCAGTCgtgttttttggtgttataACCTGCACAGCGACTGCAGCACGAACATGACACAACAGTTCCTGTTCAAATACCTAAAGGTAGGGAACAAATACACCTCAAAGGAACTCAAACGagcatctgtgcaaatgaagtttAAAAGTCAAATATCAATACCTAACACATGTGTATCAATAATGTATTGCAAGAGTAGATATTGCAATATGTTGCGTTATGAATTTATCGTCCCGCCGCTTGTGTTCACGCTTGCACATAAAGCCGACGAGCACCAACTTCAGCCTCGAGCCAGCTGACCTCGCTACAGCGGTAGGTTACCACAGACGTTTTGAGGGCTCACTCCAGTAATTTCCTAAAACTGGTGCCAATTACATCATGAAACTGGGCCAGGGATGACAATGTGACACAGAAAGAGCTAATGGGTATATGCAGAAGGTAAACACTGGTGACATGTAGCATTTGGGGAACAAACATTAGCCCAGAGCTGCAGGGTACAAGCGAGAATTGTAATGAACACCTTTGTGAACACAGGATAGCTGTCCTGACATGCAAATCGGTTGCCAGACGTGGGTAAAGCGGtgtaacagtgcagtgcagtgttaaAAGGCCCTAACAGAATGCCTGACTAAATGTTACCTATTTCATTGTTTTGGATACATGTTAAGCTAACCACCCCAATGGCTATGTTATTACAAATTAACAATATAACTACGATAGTGAAGGAGATATCAGTGGACTGATGGCATCATGGCATCAATCACTGAGACAATGCACAAAACAGGCCACGCTAACAACCTGTGGAGGTTTAAGTAAACATTAAGAAGCTGTGTATTTACCTGGGCAGCCCCCCTAAATCCCACTCAGCACAGATGTACGGCCCTGGACGCAGAATCACCCAGAGACCTAAGCTGGCTGCTAGGCGGAGGTAGCCTCTAAGAGATGGGCACAGAACAGCATCAATGTTAATTAattttcaatcaatcagttcaaaatgttgaagaaaacagacatttaaatgATATATCACTCATTCTCTagcatttttattatgtttaagcttttggaaaaaaatctgcttccTGTATCAGCTGAATTAAACGTGATTCGACCGCATACCTGGCAGATACAACAGTATAAAAGATATATACTGatgatattttttgaaaatcagTTAAAAGCAGTTCAAATAAATCATGAACAATGATACACCAACTTCACTGGAGGTGATATGGCATAAATTACTGGAAAGTATTTGTTTACAGAAACTGCATCCTCCCAGCAATGTGACATTCATCAAGCCTGTGGGTGGCCGGGACATTTGCAATGCAACAGTGCCACCTGTGGGAAAACAGCAGCTCTCCATAACACTAAAGCCTCCGGACAATCCATCAGTGCATCACTGCTTACTCCAAATCCAGCTGATCCTGGAAGTTGAACACTCCTCTCTCAGGCTCATGCAGGTTCCACGGCACATATCTGAAAGAAGaaacatattaaaatattttcttcatcAATACTACTGCTGTGATTCTTAAGAATATCCCCTCCTCTATTGAGCTTtaattgtttgtcattttgtatCCTTACTAAAGGGCATGTTATTTATAAAAAATGCCAACTCAAATGAACTTTGTTTGCTTTGCCTTGTTTGGgttacatgttttgttttgtctgtgtaatCTTCTACAGTAAAGCAGGAAAGCAACAGTATGACTCCAATGTTCAGTCCACTGATTCAAGGCACAGCTACATGGAGTGGGGCCCTACGTAGTCACAGTGTTGAGGCCACAGGCCCTCAGCTTCAGCAGCCGGTCCTCCCAGTAGGCTCTGGGCACACGGAAGTAATGGATGGAGCCTCCCAGGACGCGGAAGGGCTTTCCCTCCAGAGTGAACTCCGAGGAGTTGTCCCTCAAACCCTGCACACGGCTCATTCTCCTCGCTTCAGGATGACGTCtgcgggtgggggtgggggtgtgagAGGGGTAGTGGTAAGTTATAGCTTAAAACAGTCTTGATAATTTCATAATTTCCCATAAACTGGAACAACTGttttgtgttcattcattcattcattcattcattcattttccaaccGCCTATCCGCAAGGTcgcggggggtgctggagcctatcccagcgctcattgtgGGGAGGACAGGGGAACACCTGgccgggaatcaaacccaggaggtgccagtgctaaccactgcaccaccgtgccgccagTGCTGCGTGTTGAACACTGACATTCATGTGGCTACATACAAAGAGCCTGAAGAACTCAGACATGTTTCTGTAATGGGGGGCGAGGTAGTGACTGAAGGTGCCGTTGAGCATGGCACTAACTCACTGCATAGTGTTCAGCTGTAGAAGACTGTGGTGGGACTGCCTATGTGTGACTGTCCTTATTATGTTAGGCTGGCTTTACATAACGCAACTCATGTGCACTAAACCGTAGGTTGCAAATGACATACAAATCATGATTCCCAAACTCCTGCTTGTCACTGGATGGCTACAGAAGTCCACACACAAATAATTGTTGTAACAACAGGATTTACTAAGCTGCAGGGGAAATAGCTGCACTGAAGTCGCACCTTGAAAAGCCAAACTAGGGAAAAGCTACTTTGACACGTTACCAGGTCGCCCCAGTTATTCAGGTTCTTCAACATTCAAGATATTTTGTAGTAATGTGCAAAACTGTCTATCTAGCAGTTCACTTGAGACACACCCATATCAGGACAGAGTATAgccattaaaaaagaaaactcatcTCCATATATTTTAATCAGATTACACAAACATAGACTTAGCCCTCTAAAATTACACGGATATTGGAGACTCCACAGATATTCCCTTTAAAAATCTTAACAGCGTTTAAACGATGTCATCgtaattatacaaaaaaaaaaaaaaaaagatttatttctatagtcaaaaacacaattaatttCTTGCTCTGACACAAGAATGATTACCACAAGCATGGAGCCAGAACGCGCTTTGCGAACAAGTGCGCTGGCATCGAACAAGTGCGATGCCAGCGATAGCCTACTCTTTAGGgaccgtcaaaaaaaaaaatttttttgcagtgttttaaaCTTAAATAGCCTCTTATAAAATAACAAAGGTCCACCAAACTCATTGTGCAATCACAAACAGAGATAATGTGTTACAGCATATagaatatagttttttttttttttgtttttttttttgtttttttagacaACTTTCAATAATTAGTGAAATAAGGATATCAGACTTAATTTCAACAGCTCCTGAAAGGGTGACCTTTTGACTCCaaactgattttatttcatcCAGTCCGATGGATTACATGATGCACAGCAGCTGAAGTTCCTGAATCATTCCTATAAGCTCTATATCAAACTAGGACTTCAATACTTTCTACATCATGTGACCTTTTAACCCAAAACCGATTTTATTTTGATCAGTGCAATGGTCTCTATTAAATGGCTGCTGAACGTCCTGAATTGTGTATTAAAAGCTTTACATAGTCCATATGAGTCCAGAGACATGCGGGTCTGGTGAAATGGACACTAAATTACCCATAAGTGTAaatatgagtgtatgtgtgtgtttctctgtctttatctgccctgtgatggactggtaaCCTGCCtggggtgtttccctgccttccacccaatGTGCACTGGGATATGCTCCAGCAATAAAACATCTCATGTCCGTGCAACACGTTATTTCTGGCTGTGACTACACACCACTGGGTCTGATGGACCTATACCATTTTATTAAGAAGTTATTGAAATtggagcaaaagaaaaaaaatgttgacgcTCCCTACCCAAATCCCACTTGCAAGAGAGCCGCGGTTAATGCGTTTGGTTTCCGTGATCACCAGTCGTGTCTCAGATCAAATTGAGATTTTAAGCCCAATATCTGTTGTCTCCAATATACGTATCACTACAGACTGTCTGACAGTAATGCTGTCATGAGCATTTGCTAAGTGATCAATGTCCACAGGTCTATCGGATCAGGTTAAAGTTCACTGGTGTAGATATAAGCATATCGCTGTTGTGCCACAGTTATACTACCTGTTATGTCAAAGGGTTACGTCAGGCTACATGTTGCATGTGGAAAATTCAATTTAAAGTTGAATGAGAAATTACTGTGACCAGGCAGAAATCACATGCAGAGAGGTCTTGAGAGGGTTTCCTTGCCTTGGAGTAAACATTTTACGCCCACAGTGGGGAGGCAGGCTGACCCATGGGTCCATGTTATTGACAAACAGCTGCCACAAGTTGGAGAAATACGCTCTTGTTTGCGCAATCGCGTAAAAGCACCTTACCTTGAAAAGTGGTAAACAATGATTACAGCGATGGTAAAACACAGCAGTAGCCTGTATCTTTGCGTTAGGGACAGTCGACGAGAAAACCTCGATGAACTTTCCTTGGACATGACGGTGAAAATTACAGTGACAGCTGCCCCTTTCGCCTTTTTATGCTCCTGAAGTCAAGAATAAAGAGCATAATATCTCAGAAGTCGCAATTTgctctgctgaaaaaaatctctttgtaAATTCCTTACTTCTCAGTCAGGTGTACTCGATAGACCTGCGACGAACACggaaataagtccagtattagtCGAAGTACCAATCAAGTCCGGCTCCATTTCTGCCTATGTTGCAATTACATTCATGACCACTAAGGGGCAGCAGCGGGTTCTACACTGCCTGTAGCCTCGAACAATACAGTGATGCCAGCACAGCTCTCTGTGCTTTACATTGTCATCCTCTGTAagtctctaacacacacacacacacacacacacacagagagagagagagagagagagagagagagagagagagagagagagagagagagagagtcacagagAGCGCTATTATATTTTTGTTCTGAAACAACAATAGTTTCCATTTATCCACAGTGTTGGAGGCCTCCCAGCACTGTCATCCCTTCAAATACTCCCTGGCATGCTCAGCCTCAAGGTACAGCATTGGCAGAGCAGATGCAGCATTTATTCTGTGAGTTTGGGATTCTCATAATAACATTTGGTAAGATTTTACTCTATTGTACTATTGTGGATAGAATCTGTCATTTGTCTTTTGTAGAGTCACATTCCAGTGTTGTTGCCCCTTGCCACAAACTTTCATACGTTTGTATCACTGTGCGTTTAGTGTTGGAAACTTATTGTTTCAGTTTATGGCAAATTAACAggactttattttaattaaatgcgAACCAATATTTTTTCTCACTCCAGACGTGGATCTGAAGTGAGGAGAATGAGTCGTGTGGAGGGTCTGAGGGCCAACTCCTCCCAGTTCACTCTGGAAGGAGAGCCCTTCCGCATCCTGGGAGGCTCCATCCATTACTTCCGTGTGCCCAGAGCCTACTGGGAGGACCGGCTGCTGAAGATGAGGGCCTGTGGCCTCAACACTGTGACAACGTAGGCTCCCACTGCACCTTATGACTGGCTAACCATACCTGGAATCACCTGTCTGAGCACTGGAATCTCTCTGTGGCTTTACTGGAATGAATTACAATGCTATCAACCACATAATCACATAGTTTTGACCCTGTCTTCTTCTTTCAGATATGTGCCATGGAACCTGCATGAGCCTGAGAGAGGAGTGTTCAACTTCCAGGACCAGCTGGACCTTAAGTAGGGTTTCAGTCTTCTTACTGGCTTATTTTAAATCTACTGAATGTAAGAACAGAGCCGAACAGAACCAGAGTGGCTGTTTTTTGTGATAAAAAACATAGATTGTGTCTTTCTTCCTCAGGGCCTTTATCAGTTTAGCAGCACAGTTGGGTCTCTGGGTGATTCTGCGTCCTGGACCTTACATCTGCGCTGAGTGGGATTTGGGGGGGTTGCCTAGGTAACACCATCTGTCCATCACTTTAAAGCGCTGCTATGTAGCAGCAGTATACTGCTGAACTCAatgctgtgttcatttcagCTGGTTGTTACAAGATAAGAACATGCAGCTGAGGACAATGTATCCTGGATTTGTGGTAGCTGTTAACTCCTACTTAGACAAGCTCGCGTCACTTATCAAACCCCTGATGGTGAGTCCGGTTTGTTTCTCACTCACAATCTTTCAGCAGGGGATATAAAGTCAACATTAAAACATGCGTcctttttctcttgtttgttttttgaagtttgaagagGGAGGTCCAATTATTGCAGTTCAAGTTGAGAATGAGTACGGATCATACGCCAAGGATGATAAATACATGCCATTCATAAAGAATGTGAgcttctttattttgtttaaatttacattttacagtaacATTGCAATTTCCATTTTATCTTGTATCATGTAGCAGTTGGATCAGTAATCCATTTGCTTTTTTGTAAGTCTAAAAGATGTCGACCACTTGGATTAGAATGTTAAATGTGTGGTTTTGTATAATTTGAGACGCAACATGATCaagaccctctctctctctctctctctctctctctctctctctcacacacacacacacacacacttttttgtaGTGTCTCCAGTCCCGTGGTATCAATGAGCTCCTGCTGACTTCAGACAACTGGGAGGGTCTGAGATGTGGAGGGGTCGAGGGAGGTAATAAAGATATGAGGAGTACCCACCACTTGaaaaaaagatagcaaaatatttgagtaaaatgcagagaaattaGTCATTTCATCCtaaaacattataaaaattatttgcttgtttcttatttatttttgccctaCAAATACTATTATTGCGATAGGTCGTATTTTGTGTCCTTTTATTGATTAATCAATTTAAAGTAACACTTTCTTCAATTCAGGATCTCATGTTTCCTGATACTAACACTGAATTATGTGCTTTCTCATTTTTCAACATTGTTTCTCATTTAAAACGTCTTAATTTTAGCGCTAAAAACAGTAAACCTTCAGAGACTGTCCTTTGGAGCCATACAGTATTTGGCTGACATGCAGGTGGGTGACAGATTGATATTTTGTTTCTATATCCCTTATGATCAGTTGCTTGTAATTTGGGGAATTTCTTAGTTAAAAGCCTAAAATGAAGAAGTAATATTTTGCATTGTTATGAAAAGTAATCTAGTGATATGGTGCTTTTAGGAAGTGCACATGTGGTGCAGGTATGTCcacaagttttgttttgttttgctttgtgtagCCCCAGAAACCTCTAATGGTGATGGAGTATTGGTGCGGGTGGTTTGACGTCTGGGGGGAGCATCACCATGTTTTCCAAGCTGAAGGTATGGAAATCAGTCCAGCCAGGCACggtcacacacattcatgcacagaGCAACTCCTGTGTGTAATTTTGGATGACTGCATACATGTAGTACGGCTGCTCGCTTATGGCaaaaaatcacagtcacagttattttggtcaatactgagatcacttttttgtttatttgtttttaaacaattgCTCAGTGACTTTGGAGACATCATACATTTATTGAACTTAGCCCAGCTAAGAGTGACTGTGGGCTTTAAGGGAGAGTTAAAAGCACACCACTGCAAAGGCAAGAGGTGCCCTGGATTTACAACTCCAGACAAAGTGAGGGCATCATTCCCAAACAGAATGAAGAGGGAGGTCCAGTAGGCAGCACAATAATCACTATATCTcaattatcttgttttcatatttgtctgAGGCCAAAATTGTAATTTAAAGTAAAGTTAGATCAGTCACCCTTCCCTAACATGTAGTGCAGCTCATTACAGTGAAGTAGCTGGTTTTTCTCACCAAGGCAGAGCATTACTCATTCTGCCCAAACTGGTCTGACTGGCTCTAACCATGAACCTGCCACTGCTGCACTTCAAAACTGTGATCACTCATCACTGCACATCCCTTTTTCCTTACTATGTCATTATCATATCATGCACAGTATGGTGTTTTACTGCATGTCACTGACTGTCACCTGCTGAGCGATTCTGTCTCTGGTGCCTGAACAGACATGCTAGCTGTGGTGTCAGAGCTCCTGGATCGAGGTGTCTCCATCAACCTGTACATGTTCCACGGAGGAACCAGTTTTGGCTTCATGAACGGAGCCATGGACTTTGGCACCTACAAACCTCAAGTTACCAGTTATGGTGGGTAAGAATTGCAGGCTGACAGGTTTATTGACAGGCTGATATTATCAACCAATACTAGCTGATCacagatgtatttgttttgacaCATATTTTGGCTGATATGCAAAAAAAAGCCATGCCCTTTGATTCTTGCAAAACATGGTTACCAGTAAAAAGTTGCAGCAATCATGAAATTACTTTCAGATGATATTGTATTAAAAGTGACGATTTTAAGATCTTTTGCACTTTCACTATGTAATATGTTAAAATTGTTTTCACATAAACTAAACCCGCCCAGTCCCTCTCAATAACTGCATCTCTTCTTGCTGGACTTTTCCTGTCGAGAAGAATTTGTTTTCAATTGGTGTGCtttggtaaataaataaacaaacaggaatAATTGAGTGTGTACAGTAGAAAATCCTTTTTATCTTATATcagttgttttttatgtttcagatTATGATGCTCCATTATCAGAGGCTGGGGACTACACTATAAAATATCAGCTGCTGAGGAATTTATTCAGCCAGTACCACTGTAAGGACTCTTTAAGCAGCCGTGTGCATTGATGTGGGTGCCAAATGcagattttgattttgacagagagacacaaacaccaaaGTGTGCTTGAGTATGCAGATGTGTGTTGAGTTTGTATGCTGTGAGCCGCTggctgaagaagaaaaacaaaacacttgtaacacctgtgttttctcctcctggTGCTCCAGCTGAGCCTCTCCCTGAAGTGCCCTCTGCTCAGGAGAGGAGAGCGTACCAGTCTGTTGTCATCCAGCAGCACCTGTCACTGTGGGACAGCCTGCACTTCACTgacaaggtgagccacacacacacacacacacacacacacacagtaccacAATCCAAgacagacaaaataataataaacttcattcatttttattttcacagacagcaacacacagcagcatctgCCTGCTGTCACGGTTtattatacaatataataaGGTCAAAATAAAGAGAATTTTAGGGGTTCAAATCTTTGGCTTAACAGATTCTTCAGTTCACTAGCAGGCAATCTGATTAaagaatgatttttcttttttagaatGATGTATATGATTTTATAAATCCTGCTTCAAGTCAGTGATTCAATTCACTGCAGTAATGCAATATCATcctcaaactaaaaaaaaaaaaaaaaaatcagacaaaagaaTTACAGAAACATTATTCATCCTCAAAACATTAATGGCAGACAGTTATAAACTATAATGTCCTGTTACAAGTCCAAAGCATTTCTTATTGGTTCAAGCCAAAGTCAGAGTGATTCATTCTACTGATTTCATTTAGCGGGTCAGTCAGCTGCTTTAACAACTGATGCATCGATGCAGTGAATAAACCATGACAGCATCAACACACCCTGTTTTCTTAAGAAACCCTCCAATGCCATTTTCTTGGACGCTGTTACACAAAATGTCTTACAATGCCATACATCCATTTCTTGTATGGAATGATCCCTCCTAAAAACCTACTAGCAACGTTTGCAACTTGTGCTACCTGTAGAGGTACACAGCTGCATGTTTCCTCTCATTTCAGGATCTTGAAAGCGAAAGGTTTTGTGTTTATCATGTGTTTCGGCAAGATTATGGATTCCAGCATGATAccgaaagaagaagaaaaaaagaaaaaggctgcTGTCTCACACACTTCCACTTGCACATGAAGGACTTTATTTAAAGCAAAGACAGTATGCAgcagattttttcttcttcttttggcATCACAATTTCTTTTATGCACCTGTCAGTCACCATCCAGGTGTGCAGAAGCCTTGTTTTTCAGCTGCCTGGTATGATACCAGCTGACATGAATGACTGACCATTAATGCAGCCACACAGATCAGAGAGGCCAGTGAACATGGAGAACCTCCCTGTCAACAATAACAACGGTCAGTCGTATGGATACACACTGTACGAGACCGTCATCACTGGAGGAGGAGCACTCAGCTCCAGGAACAACATCAGAGACAGAGCGCTGGTGAGGGCGTGCAaacaggctgacacacacacacacacacacacacacacacacacacacacacatatgcatactgAATATTATACTATATATAGCTGTGAAGCTTTTGCTCAACAAGTTCATGAATCACAAGTCAGTAATTCAATTTAGGAGAGATTTTTTTAGGAACAATTGAACCCATTAAGAGTTTGTAAAGTCAACGATTCAATTCACTACTTTTAGGCAAATTTTTATATTGATTTCATATATGTGCAAAAATGCAAGACCATCCCTTCTCTtttgaaatctgaaaaataaaacaacagttaCATATGTTTTTCAAGAATTGTGAATGAATAGATTCAAAGTTTTTCATATCCGTTCAAACCAAAATCAGAGTTATTCATTCCAGTTATAACTTTCACCAGATCGATGAAGCTGAAACAGCAGGTGCATCGATGTAATGAA
This genomic window contains:
- the LOC115370270 gene encoding beta-galactosidase-1-like protein 2; the protein is MSRVEGLRANSSQFTLEGEPFRILGGSIHYFRVPRAYWEDRLLKMRACGLNTVTTYVPWNLHEPERGVFNFQDQLDLKAFISLAAQLGLWVILRPGPYICAEWDLGGLPSWLLQDKNMQLRTMYPGFVVAVNSYLDKLASLIKPLMFEEGGPIIAVQVENEYGSYAKDDKYMPFIKNCLQSRGINELLLTSDNWEGLRCGGVEGALKTVNLQRLSFGAIQYLADMQPQKPLMVMEYWCGWFDVWGEHHHVFQAEDMLAVVSELLDRGVSINLYMFHGGTSFGFMNGAMDFGTYKPQVTSYDYDAPLSEAGDYTIKYQLLRNLFSQYHSEPLPEVPSAQERRAYQSVVIQQHLSLWDSLHFTDKPHRSERPVNMENLPVNNNNGQSYGYTLYETVITGGGALSSRNNIRDRALVFVDRQAVGTLDYRTQELVLPDGKGERRLSLLVENCGRVNYGKALDEQRKGIVGDIFLNHAPLRGFTIHCLDMKPGFIKRLSAAQWKPGDQRCSLPGFFQARLHVDDTPRDTFLRLPGWGKGVVFINGQNLGRHWFVGPQQFLYLPAPWLRSGENQIIVFEEHRTDERIVFAETPDHGKTIDVYKLPFCTLL